ATGCTTTTTAGTTTATTCGCAAGGCTTCACCATTAAACAAAACAAACGTGACGACCAGAAACGCAAACAAGGCGAATGGTCCGAAGAGGTAGCTGCCACGCGTGGCGAAGATGGCTACACCTGGGAAGGCACTTATGTGGACGATCGTAAAGAAGGCCTTTGGAAAAAATATGCGCCATCCGGGGGCCTTATTGCCGAAGAAAACTATAAACATAATGTACTGAATGGCCCGGCCCGTTATTTCTACCTGAATGGGCTGGTAAGCGCGGAAGGCAGCTTTGTCGCCAAAGACATTGACGACACTGTAGAAACTTACCGCGTGATAGATCCTATCACCCAGGAAGAAAAATTTGAAGAGATCAAAAGGAGTTCCAATTCCCTGCGCGACGGTCTCTGGAAGATCTACGATGAAGACGGGAACATGGTTAAAGAATATTACAAAAGGGGAGAACCGGTAAGTCCGGAAGAACTGGATACCATCACCAGCAAGGTGCCGAAGAAACTTCCTGCACAACCATCTCAACTGCCACATCAATCCGGGAAAAAACGACACTAAAAGGTTGCTGCAGGCATTTGACCAAATCAGCGTTGTAAGCCTGGAATTTCCCAAAAGTACTCCTGGAACTAAGTATTTTCCAGCTGTTTGAGTTGGCCCGCAGCACCAAATCAGTCGTCATTTTTCCTGCTCAGCGCACCATCCCAGCCAGGATGCCTGAAGAATGCACGGGAATTAAACCAGGTCACCCAGCAGGTAACAACAATTACTGCTTCAAACGAACCAGCTGTCACATCTTCAAAGAAATGCTGACTGAGGTAAATTCTTGAATAAGCAACCATTAGTGCCAGCAGAAAGTAAATACAACCATACCACCTGCGCGGGCT
This window of the Chitinophaga sancti genome carries:
- a CDS encoding toxin-antitoxin system YwqK family antitoxin yields the protein MRKILAFSVLQLLCFLVYSQGFTIKQNKRDDQKRKQGEWSEEVAATRGEDGYTWEGTYVDDRKEGLWKKYAPSGGLIAEENYKHNVLNGPARYFYLNGLVSAEGSFVAKDIDDTVETYRVIDPITQEEKFEEIKRSSNSLRDGLWKIYDEDGNMVKEYYKRGEPVSPEELDTITSKVPKKLPAQPSQLPHQSGKKRH